A segment of the bacterium genome:
CAACCAGAGAATCCGGAGCATATGGTGGTGGTGAGACAATCGTAATGTGCGGAGAAGGATCATCAGAATTATCAAAATCTCGGATTTTTTCGATGAGCTTGATGAGATTAGGTGCGACTCTGTCTTTTTCCTTTTCGAAACAGGCTTTGCTGTCATTCGTTCCCAAAAGGATGATGACTTCATCAATGGGTTTTTGATGGCTGCGTTTTAGTCCCCACTCTAAATAAGATTTTATATTTCTCAGTGTATTCCAGGACAGTCTGCCGCAATTGTCAAAACCAATCGTGCGTCCGCATTCTGAATGATTGAATACGCTGTCCTCTTTTAATATCGCCGCAAGAGCTTTTGGCCAGCCGCCGTTTATAACGCCATTCGAATCCCCTATGGCAAGAATAATTCGGCCACTTACTTTTCGTTTAATATTGTTAAACTGTTTGCTCTCACTTTCGTTATCCATGTGGCTATTGTTGCATGAACACATCAGTACAGTTATAGCCACAATACCGATACATAAGCCAAGAAGTGTCAAATTTTTTTTCAAAACAGCTACCTTCGTCTTTTTGCTTTCACACTGCCGGAGGTGTTTATCACCTTCGGCCATCACGGCGAGGTGAAGAACACCTCTCTGAGCGAGAATGTTTTCTTTAAGTTTTTTGAAATTTTATTACATATATTTTTCATTATTTATACCATATAACGATGAATCACCCGTCCCGCGCTCTTTTGGACCGGATCAGAAAATTAGTGACTCCGAAATATCGGAACAAGGAAGTAAGTTTGAGTCAAAGAGCATAGCAAGCGGGACATTCCATCCAACAGTTTTCAAGAGACTCGAACAGGAGAGGTGCGCATTGAGTGTCGGGAAGGTACATACTAGACCAGCCTCAATAACAGTTTTTCAAAGAACAAATTAAACATATTTTATTTATTTTTCTCTTGCTTTTGTGCAAGTAGATTGAGTTCACCTGCATTTTGGAGCGAAGCGGAAAAATGTCAGGTGGAACGATTTGTTATGTGTTCTTCTCATTTTACTTATTGAAGTATTCTCTTTGAATCACTGGCTGGGAAATTTCATTACTAGGCCCATCTCCTCTGGAAACATTGACAGATACTTTGCCTTCAAGTGCCTGAAATATTTCTGATACATCATTATGTGTAAAACCAGGGCAAAGCATAATAGCATCTATCTTCTCTTTTTTATAGATACTTTTAGACACTTTTATTGCTTCGTTTTGAGTTTTTACCACAACTGTAAAAAGTTTATACTTACCTGTATCAATAACATTGTTATGTTTTTCATAATCTGCATCAGGCGCATGTGCCAGAAATAATGCCTTAAAAGCCATGATTTACCTCCTTAATTTATCTTGCTATTTCGCTTAAAACTAGTATATAAATTCATTTTTCTTATCACTCCATATTAGCAGAATAAACAAAATTATGTTCATATATACTTTCTACACATAACATAGTATTAACTACCCCCCACCCACATCTATAAATGTCTTTATTCAGAAACATTGTTTCCAATATCAAACATTTTCCGGAAAGTTTCTAATATCAGAAATGTTTCTAATTCAGTCTTTAAGCTCTGTTACAAATTCTTCCTGCCTGCCGAATAAGACGTCCGGCCTCTATTTCACTGTATTTGACTCTCACTTTCTTATCTCCTAACTTCCAAAACCTTAAATCTCCAATCAATATTCATTATTCAAAAAAACACCAGAATATCGAACTCCGAACACCGATTTATGATTTCAGATTTGTTTATCCCCACTCAGCATTCAGCATTCAATCCGCCACATCCAAACGCACTTCTCCCCCTCCGCAGGACGGCCAAAAATTTTAAAATCAGAATAAATAGTCTCTTCTCTCAACGGCAAAGTCCGTTATTAATTAGAAATATCGGTTTGCCTCTCCCCTCTATGAAACGCTTTTCTTTGTGTGACAATTTGTGCTAAAAAAGTGTATTAAAGAAAAGATTAAACGTATTGTAATTAAATTATGCTCAAAAGTCAAGGGGAAAACAGTCGGCAGTCCGCAATGACAAAAATTCTCGCAAAGCACGCAAAGTTCGCAAAGAAAAAAGAAGAAAAATATAGTTTTTTGCTTCACAAATAAATGTTTTTTCCCTGCATTAGAAAAATCTTCGGCTCGGAAATAGGAAAGACCGTATGAATGGTGTCATTCCGGACTTGATCCGGAATCCAGGGGCGGAGAAGTACACTCCCACACTTTCCTATGGATACCCCACAATTTCATCGGGAGGTATGACAAACGCAGGGGCATCAAATAGACTTTTGATACAGAACCGACAGTAATCAGTCAGTCTGGTTCGCTACAAATTACTTTCATTTAATTATTACATTTTACTAAAAAATGATCACTTAAAAATCCAGGTATTCAGCATCTCAACGGCAACAGAATAGTATTTCTCATAATCCTCAGCAGGGGCAGTATACATCCAGGCATAAAAAACTTTTTGGTCGGCTCTGGGCACTATAACCATTAACTGCTGAAAATTTTCATTTTGACGGGTATAACTCAATTGGAAGGCTTTGCCCGTAATATTTTTACTGTTAGATTGAAAGGTAAACGTCTGCGGATTGGTCATCTGAAGATTTTGGGCCCCGTCCTTAAACTGTTTTTCAAAATGAGCAATTACCTCATCTGTCGAATTAAAGTTACCCCCCATTAATGTCGAGGCGAGATTCTGAATATTTACGGTGGAATAAAAAGCAGGGATACCCTTCCTGCCGCTGAAAACAACTATATGCGGTTTTGTTTTAACCCAGACCCAGTCCCCCGGGTAATTAATACTGTAGCCGAGATTTTCATCGTCAAAAACATTAGAAAGAGAAACAGACGATTTATCCGAAGCGGGTGCCTCTGCCCGGGCAATAATGGTAAAGGTAGCCGTGATGGCATCCGATTCCGCGGCTTTGGATTGAAACATATCAACCGGCGCCAGACTCCAGACAATATAGGCAATGGAATTCTGAATAGTAAAAAAGGCACCGGCCGCCACTTCGGTTCCGTTATAAACACCCTTATATCCGCCTATCTTTCCCTTATAACCGTTTACACTATGCTCCATCAGAGCAAGCTGTTCACACTCACCCAGGATACTAGTTTTAAACAGATTGGCAATAATATCTATTTTCACGTTGCTGTTGACTTTGAAGGCACGTATTCTAATCGCCAGATTCTGATCAGGACTGACAAAAGCATGAATCCGGTCTGTACCTTCGTCAAATGAATTCTTCTGCCAGTTATTTGGCACATTAATTTTAAATTTGAATTGAGAATCCTCAACCCAGTCGCCGAAAAGCGGCAGACTTGAAATGATAAAACCTGCTAAAATCATCACCAAAATATTTCTTTTCATAGTTCTTTCCCCTTCTTTTTCCCATTATCTATTATGAATTATTCATCTTTTATTCTTTATTGTTTCAATTTCAATCATGCCCCACGTACTGCCGTTCAATCGGCACCGCCAGTTCAACTCCTATTTCATCAAGAGCCTGTTTAATGCCAAAATTACGGGCAACCTCTGAAGCATTGCCGACCTGATATTGAACAAGATGTATCGCTTCTGTCTTAAATTCCTTTGTATAGCATCGTCTGCGTTTCGTCATGTGGACACCTCCTTCTCAAATAATATAAAAAGTGCTTAACTCTATGTCCACTAAAATATAGCAAGTTCAAACCGATACTAATAGGTAAAAACAATTTAAATTAGCAGTAAAAGAAATAATATTACCCCTCAGAAAAGCCGTACATCAACGCCACACACAAACTATTGGCTGAACTTAAATTTGAAAATTCAAACAATCGGTTTAATCCTGTTCATGCATAGGTCAGCGAATTATTTTCCAAGGATTCAATATTTATATATTACAATTTTGAAAATCACATTCATTAATAGTCACAAAACAAAAATTATTTTTTTAGCAATCGCTGCAATTAGAGAATCTATCGTCGGCATTTTAACACCTTGCATTTCGAGAGCAGCCATCATTTTACCCCATTGTCAATATACACTTTGAATACAGCAATTGCCTGCTTGAACCTGAAACTTGAATCCGCATAGCTAAATCGCAGTAATGTAAGGAAGCTCCCGATGCCTGCCGCCAAAATCAAGGCCGTATCCTACTACAAAAATATTGGGGAAAGTAAATCCAACATAACCAATATCCACCCTAATCCAGCAACAGCGCCAACAAACGTTTCTGATTCGGCACGCGTAAGCTCATTCAATAATCAGTTTAACATCAAATAAATCAGATCTTCTGAAAATAAAAAATCTACTACCTTCTGATTGAAAAAGTTATTAATCCCGCTATGCGGGAGTCATCTGTTTCCTCCTTTTTATGGTTTGTTTAGAACTATTGGAGTTTACGATGACTTTGCTTTTTTTAAAGTACGATGGTTGCGAACTTTAATGTACACAATCGGAAAATAATTGTAGATATATCAATTAATTTTTTTTTCAATATAAACAGTTGATGTTTTTATATCGTGAGAAATATCAAACCCCCGTTTTTTGAATAAGGTAATCATTCTGTTGTTATCTGATGTTGTTTGAGCAACAATTCTCTTTAATCCCCATTTTTTTGAGATTTCCATACAATAATCGGTAATATGGTTGCCTAATGCCTTATTTTGCCATTTATCAGTTATAAGTATTGCATATTCTACTGTTTCATGTTCAATGTCAGCTATAAGTCTTCCAACTCCGACTATTTTTTTTTGTCCATCTTCAATAATTTCAGCAACTATTGCAATTTCACGGTCATAATCAATATAGCAATACCTTACAGCGACCTCATGAAAAGCCCATTGGAAAAAATAATTAAAACGGCAATAAATAGATTCTCGAGAGCAGTTGGCTAAAAATTCAAACCACATAGGTTCGTCTTCAGGTTTGATAGGACGCAATATTATATTTTTCCCATCAATTTTAAAAGGTTTTGAAATATATTCTTCAGGATATGGTACAATTGATAAATGAGAATATTTCTCTTGTTGTGTTTTAGGAATAGATTTATCAATAACAATTCTGGCGTCAAGAGCAATAATTTTATTATTTGAAACAAGAAGAGGATTAATGTCTAACTCTTTGATTTCAGAATAATCTGTTGCAAGATATGATAATCTAATAATTACTTCAATAAGTTTATTCAAATTAACAGGCTTACTTCCTCTGTATCCATTTAGCAATGGCCATATTTTTAGTTCCTTAAGCATTTTTAGTGCTAATTTTTCATTCAATGGAGGAAATCCAAGAGAACGGTCGGCAAATAATTCTGCAGTTACTCCACCGGCTCCAACCAAAATTACAGTTCCAAAAACATTATCTCTTTTAATTCCCAAGATCAACTCTATCGAATCAGATATTTCAACCATTGATTGAACAGTAACACCTTTGATTGTTGCATCCGGCATTTTTTCAGAAATCCCTTTGAGCATAGAGTTATAAGCTTTCTCTGCCTGTTCATCATTTTGAATATTTAATATTACTCCACCAACATCCGATTTATGAGTTATTTGTGGAGAGAGTATTTTAAAAACAACAGGATAGCCAATATCATTTGAAATTGATTTTACTTGATTAATATTTTGTGCAGATTGAGGAATTGACACAGGAATGCCGTAAGCTTTTAATAATTTCTTTGATTGTTCCTCAGAAAGAATTGATGAATTGTCTTTTATAATTTTATTAAATTCTTTATGAATTTCTTTTCTGTTTAATGAAAATTCTACAGGAATATTCTTTGGTGTTTCATATAAAGCTTCTAGATTTTGTGAATATGTAACAAGTGTCATAAATGATCTAATGGCTTGCTCCGGAGTGTTGTATGATGCGATATTGTATTCATTCAATATTCTCACTCCTTCTTTCATGTAATGTCCGCCCAACCAAGATGCAAGTATTGGTTTAGATGTTGTCTTCTGCAATTCGCCAATTGCTCTGGCTGCAGCCGAAACATTAGTCATTGCCTGAGGTGTTAGGATTACTAATATTGCATCCACATTTTTATCCTCCAGAACAATTTTTGTTGCTTTAACAAATCTTTTATAACGGTCATCGCCTATTACATCTACAGGATTTCTGTGAGACCACATGGGAGGAAGACTTTCATTAAGTTTGTTCATCGTCTCATCAGATAATTTAGCCAATGTTCCGTTAGCAGCAATTAAAGCATCCGTAGCCATAACACCGG
Coding sequences within it:
- a CDS encoding transposase, with the protein product MTKRRRCYTKEFKTEAIHLVQYQVGNASEVARNFGIKQALDEIGVELAVPIERQYVGHD
- a CDS encoding bifunctional acetate--CoA ligase family protein/GNAT family N-acetyltransferase translates to MSGHNLDCIFKPNRIALIGVSINPNSVSGKVLSNLVGSGFRGVVYPINETSEAVMGISCFPNLESLPRKPDLAVICTAAEQVPSWVRACGDANIKGIIIMSAGFKEIGEEGQKLEEEIKEIRKQYVGMRIIGPNCLGIIVPTLNLNLSFAPTLPYKGNIAFISQSGALCASVLDWAREEKIGFSIFISLGNTIDVDFGDLIDYLGIDEKTNSIILYIEAVINARKFISTSRAFAQTKPIIVYKAGRFPESAAVAASHTGALAAEDDIYDAVFQRTAITRVYDIGEIFDCAALIGRNKIPKGARLGIVTNAGGPGVMATDALIAANGTLAKLSDETMNKLNESLPPMWSHRNPVDVIGDDRYKRFVKATKIVLEDKNVDAILVILTPQAMTNVSAAARAIGELQKTTSKPILASWLGGHYMKEGVRILNEYNIASYNTPEQAIRSFMTLVTYSQNLEALYETPKNIPVEFSLNRKEIHKEFNKIIKDNSSILSEEQSKKLLKAYGIPVSIPQSAQNINQVKSISNDIGYPVVFKILSPQITHKSDVGGVILNIQNDEQAEKAYNSMLKGISEKMPDATIKGVTVQSMVEISDSIELILGIKRDNVFGTVILVGAGGVTAELFADRSLGFPPLNEKLALKMLKELKIWPLLNGYRGSKPVNLNKLIEVIIRLSYLATDYSEIKELDINPLLVSNNKIIALDARIVIDKSIPKTQQEKYSHLSIVPYPEEYISKPFKIDGKNIILRPIKPEDEPMWFEFLANCSRESIYCRFNYFFQWAFHEVAVRYCYIDYDREIAIVAEIIEDGQKKIVGVGRLIADIEHETVEYAILITDKWQNKALGNHITDYCMEISKKWGLKRIVAQTTSDNNRMITLFKKRGFDISHDIKTSTVYIEKKIN